Proteins from a genomic interval of Sulfurimonas sp. HSL3-2:
- the recQ gene encoding DNA helicase RecQ: MLKSYFGYDSFRPLQEEAIDAILEHKDLLMILPTGGGKSLCYQLPSLMMDGVTIVVSPLLALMYDQVMALKTNGVKAEMISSMQNEEEIHSIRQRLMDSDIKLLYVAPERFASFEFVNFLKSIKINFFVIDEAHCVSEWGHEFRIDYRKLDLLRENFPTTSIAAFTATATPRVAADIKHALMLHEPVEVRGKIFRKNLHITVEPRIKDGKKQLLEFLANFKNESGIVYAFSRKQTEALAVFLHTNGIKARPFHAGLPTHVKEDTFKAFVRDEIQVVVATIAFGMGIDKSNIRFVVHMNLPKTIENYYQEIGRAGRDGLDSEVFLLYSGSDVVMQREFIEQLEESPYKQNAFNKIEQISRYATMEECRHNYIATYFEDDIENCKDACDNCTAPESKQSEITVDAQKLLSAIYRTNQTFGQAYVIDVLRGSTLQKILDNGHDKLSVYGIGEEKSRAYWERVVERLMELSAVKRGEFRALILDSAGMKILKNELKVFIKEERLNLKPKKEFVVHKDEDVDSEVFEQLRALRGAIAKAEDKPAYIIFGDKTLKEMAKALPKTKEEMLEVNGVGEVKFERYGEQFLELCQTL, from the coding sequence ATTTTAAAATCCTATTTTGGTTATGACTCTTTCCGTCCGCTTCAAGAAGAAGCGATAGACGCGATACTGGAGCATAAAGACCTGCTTATGATCCTGCCGACCGGCGGCGGAAAATCTTTATGTTATCAGCTTCCCTCTCTTATGATGGATGGCGTGACCATCGTCGTCTCTCCACTTTTGGCACTAATGTACGATCAGGTTATGGCCCTTAAGACCAACGGCGTGAAAGCGGAGATGATCTCCTCTATGCAAAATGAAGAGGAGATACATAGCATTCGTCAAAGACTGATGGATTCCGATATAAAACTATTGTATGTCGCTCCTGAACGTTTTGCATCTTTTGAATTTGTAAACTTTTTAAAATCCATAAAGATCAACTTTTTTGTCATAGATGAGGCTCACTGTGTCAGTGAATGGGGACATGAATTTCGTATCGATTACAGAAAACTCGATCTTCTGCGTGAGAATTTCCCTACAACTTCCATAGCTGCATTTACCGCAACGGCGACTCCAAGAGTTGCGGCGGATATCAAACATGCCCTTATGCTTCATGAGCCTGTAGAGGTGCGTGGAAAGATATTTAGAAAAAATCTTCACATTACAGTCGAGCCCCGCATAAAAGACGGCAAGAAACAGCTGTTAGAGTTTTTGGCCAATTTTAAAAACGAGAGCGGGATCGTCTATGCGTTTTCCCGTAAGCAGACTGAGGCTTTGGCTGTCTTTTTACATACGAACGGCATAAAAGCACGACCTTTTCACGCGGGACTTCCTACTCATGTAAAGGAAGACACTTTTAAAGCTTTTGTCCGTGATGAGATACAGGTGGTAGTGGCTACCATCGCTTTTGGGATGGGGATAGACAAGAGCAATATCCGTTTTGTAGTACATATGAACCTGCCAAAGACGATAGAGAACTACTATCAGGAGATCGGGCGTGCAGGGCGTGACGGGTTAGACAGCGAAGTGTTTTTACTTTACAGCGGGAGCGATGTCGTGATGCAGCGCGAGTTTATCGAGCAGCTTGAAGAATCGCCGTACAAGCAAAACGCCTTTAACAAGATCGAGCAGATATCAAGATATGCGACGATGGAAGAGTGCCGTCACAACTACATAGCGACCTATTTTGAAGATGATATAGAGAACTGTAAAGATGCCTGCGATAACTGTACGGCACCCGAGAGTAAACAGTCAGAGATCACGGTCGATGCACAGAAACTTCTCTCTGCTATATACAGGACAAACCAGACATTCGGGCAGGCATACGTCATTGATGTTCTTCGCGGCAGCACTCTGCAGAAGATCTTGGACAATGGTCACGATAAACTTTCAGTTTATGGTATCGGTGAAGAGAAGTCACGTGCTTACTGGGAGAGAGTGGTCGAAAGGCTGATGGAACTCAGTGCGGTAAAAAGAGGCGAGTTCCGTGCTTTGATCCTTGACAGTGCCGGGATGAAGATACTCAAAAATGAGTTGAAGGTCTTTATCAAAGAGGAGCGACTCAACCTAAAACCGAAAAAAGAGTTTGTCGTTCATAAAGACGAGGATGTCGACAGCGAAGTGTTTGAACAGCTCAGAGCGCTTCGCGGGGCAATAGCAAAAGCCGAAGACAAGCCGGCATACATTATATTTGGCGACAAGACACTCAAGGAGATGGCAAAAGCGCTTCCAAAGACAAAAGAGGAGATGCTTGAGGTAAACGGAGTTGGAGAGGTAAAGTTCGAACGTTACGGAGAGCAGTTCTTGGAGTTGTGTCAGACGTTGTGA
- a CDS encoding thioredoxin family protein, with translation MQNIESIDNIIKENPAVMLYFSAPTCNVCHALKPKLLEAISDNFDTFEIVSIDVSTDADIAAHYSVFAIPTVLVFLDGREFLRKSRHMSVGEVINEIKRPYEIMFS, from the coding sequence ATGCAAAATATAGAATCCATAGATAATATCATAAAAGAAAATCCGGCAGTGATGCTTTACTTCAGTGCGCCTACATGTAATGTATGCCACGCTTTAAAGCCAAAGCTTTTAGAAGCCATAAGTGATAACTTCGACACATTTGAGATCGTCAGCATCGACGTTTCGACAGACGCAGACATCGCAGCACACTACAGTGTGTTTGCCATCCCTACCGTCTTAGTGTTTTTAGACGGCAGAGAGTTCTTAAGAAAAAGCCGCCATATGAGTGTGGGCGAAGTAATCAATGAGATCAAAAGACCTTATGAGATCATGTTTTCATAA
- a CDS encoding phospholipase A, with translation MRYIFFILLVFISLQAATDFEDALDVYKSGDYTNSFKAFKALAEDENDSDAAYYLAYMYENGLGCKKDQKLADRWYKVSASLSHKEATEDSSNEIKKESKKLFFLLDNTDSETDKTIKQMTQSLYNLKAYKTNYLIPVSYKYGGDYQNSNNENPQNVETEFQLSIKFDFAANIFKLNEIYSVGYTQKSFWQSYSKSAYFRESNYNPELFVTIPTAMSDDAKFIKALKLGIAHQSNGRGGAEERSWNYMSATVLTQYKNLFTEFEFWSRLPDARDYNPNLLDYLGHGSIKFSLPWDKNLFTLLLRSNFNDHGAVDFSYSHPINENDDLFLYIKAFSGYGESLIDYDRHINKVGIGISISR, from the coding sequence TTGAGATATATATTTTTTATTTTACTGGTTTTCATAAGCTTGCAGGCTGCAACAGATTTTGAGGATGCGCTTGATGTCTATAAAAGCGGTGACTATACCAACTCTTTTAAAGCGTTTAAAGCATTGGCAGAAGATGAGAACGATTCAGATGCTGCATATTATCTGGCTTACATGTACGAAAATGGTCTTGGATGTAAGAAAGACCAGAAGTTGGCAGACAGATGGTACAAGGTATCGGCTTCACTCTCTCATAAAGAAGCAACGGAAGATTCCAGTAATGAAATAAAAAAAGAGAGTAAAAAACTTTTTTTTCTGCTGGATAATACAGACAGTGAGACCGATAAAACTATTAAACAGATGACACAGTCTTTGTACAATTTAAAAGCATATAAGACCAACTACCTTATTCCGGTAAGTTATAAGTATGGAGGCGATTATCAAAACAGTAATAATGAGAACCCCCAAAATGTGGAGACGGAATTTCAACTGAGTATAAAATTTGACTTTGCAGCAAATATTTTTAAATTAAATGAGATATACAGTGTCGGGTATACCCAAAAATCTTTTTGGCAGTCATATAGCAAATCAGCATATTTTAGAGAATCAAACTATAATCCGGAGCTTTTCGTAACGATCCCGACAGCTATGAGTGATGATGCTAAATTCATAAAAGCCCTAAAGCTGGGCATTGCGCATCAATCAAACGGAAGAGGAGGAGCTGAAGAGCGCTCTTGGAACTATATGAGTGCAACAGTTCTTACACAATACAAAAATCTTTTTACAGAGTTTGAATTTTGGAGCAGATTGCCCGATGCCAGGGATTATAATCCAAACCTGCTGGATTATCTCGGGCATGGATCTATAAAGTTTTCATTACCATGGGACAAAAATCTTTTTACATTACTACTGCGCTCAAACTTTAATGATCACGGCGCTGTAGATTTTAGCTACAGCCATCCCATAAATGAGAATGACGATCTATTTTTATATATAAAAGCCTTTAGCGGATACGGTGAGAGCTTGATCGATTATGACAGGCACATCAATAAAGTAGGGATAGGTATCAGCATATCAAGATAA
- a CDS encoding YaaA family protein → MTILFSPSEGKNIGGNETKKELFCSDKAREKILNSYNEIILRKDEEELKELFGIKNPKEFEQYLEGLDTDSLMCAIQRYSGVAYDYLGYDSLEPDAKEYLKKNVIIFSNLYGPILGGDTIANYKVKQGNDIGSIAPDKFYKDRFSYQLDLYLGDKEILDLRAGYYDKFYKPNKSFTTLKFLKDGKTVSHWAKAYRGIALREAAKHNVTSLEEFNKLDIEGLHVRDIKTIKHQTEIVYDILS, encoded by the coding sequence ATGACAATACTATTTTCTCCATCTGAAGGTAAAAATATAGGTGGAAATGAGACAAAAAAAGAGCTTTTTTGTTCAGATAAAGCAAGAGAAAAGATACTAAACAGTTATAATGAAATAATTTTACGCAAAGATGAAGAGGAGCTAAAAGAGCTTTTCGGGATAAAAAATCCAAAAGAGTTCGAACAGTATCTTGAGGGCTTAGATACGGATTCACTGATGTGTGCCATCCAAAGATACAGTGGGGTAGCATATGATTATCTCGGCTACGATTCTCTTGAACCCGATGCAAAAGAGTATCTAAAAAAGAACGTTATCATTTTTTCAAATCTGTACGGACCTATCCTCGGCGGTGATACCATCGCCAACTATAAAGTAAAACAGGGTAACGATATAGGAAGTATCGCACCCGATAAGTTTTATAAAGACAGATTCTCCTACCAGCTTGATCTTTACCTCGGCGATAAGGAGATACTGGATCTTCGTGCAGGATATTACGACAAATTCTATAAGCCCAACAAATCCTTTACGACTCTGAAGTTTTTAAAAGATGGGAAGACGGTCAGCCACTGGGCAAAAGCCTACCGCGGAATAGCCCTGCGCGAAGCTGCGAAGCATAATGTGACATCACTTGAAGAGTTTAACAAGTTGGATATAGAAGGCTTACATGTAAGAGATATAAAAACTATCAAACACCAAACGGAGATAGTCTACGATATCTTATCTTGA
- a CDS encoding FecR family protein — protein MRLIMFLLLSSMLSFAMSADKADINTTKSIGVIENIKGSVKVTKEGSIKKVKAKKGMDIQKGDLISTASTATALLKLIDGSSVILDNSSSIHFINTKNVEQTTGSIYYKITSRSAKNSLSVKTPFAIIGIKGTTFIVNSQDDDKSVALKEGKIGIASIKEEFELYRKKVQEEFTKYKDQQQAAYEQYLREMSGQKAEMVKEFELYSGNKVVFDDQKVVESEFSDDTNASFEHFDDILKSMK, from the coding sequence ATGCGTTTAATAATGTTTTTGCTATTGAGTTCAATGCTTTCTTTTGCTATGTCCGCAGATAAAGCAGATATAAATACTACAAAAAGTATAGGTGTCATTGAAAATATTAAGGGTTCCGTCAAAGTCACGAAAGAGGGAAGCATAAAAAAGGTCAAGGCAAAAAAAGGGATGGATATCCAAAAAGGTGATCTTATCTCTACGGCTTCAACTGCAACGGCTCTTTTAAAATTGATAGACGGCTCATCCGTTATCTTGGACAACTCCTCATCAATACATTTTATAAATACAAAAAATGTAGAGCAGACTACAGGCTCCATCTATTATAAGATAACTTCACGCAGTGCAAAAAACTCATTAAGCGTGAAAACGCCTTTTGCCATCATCGGTATCAAAGGAACGACTTTCATAGTCAATTCACAAGACGATGATAAATCAGTCGCTCTAAAAGAGGGAAAGATCGGTATCGCTTCCATAAAAGAGGAGTTTGAACTTTATAGAAAAAAAGTTCAAGAGGAGTTTACGAAGTATAAAGACCAGCAGCAAGCTGCATATGAACAGTACTTAAGAGAGATGTCCGGTCAAAAAGCGGAGATGGTCAAAGAGTTTGAACTTTATTCCGGAAACAAAGTAGTCTTTGACGACCAAAAAGTCGTAGAGAGTGAATTTAGTGACGATACAAACGCTTCATTCGAACATTTTGACGATATCTTAAAATCTATGAAATGA
- a CDS encoding adenylate/guanylate cyclase domain-containing protein, giving the protein MKQKLLYLLVLFPILLTSLALYHYKVEPFESFSLRFNDIDFDLQKKSPDKRIVFVAVDEQSVNKYGRWPWDREILAEGISKLDQADIVLMDMIFSEPTTKKKDMVLADSIATLNNSVCGFFLRQNATQKITQAQENVLSDSSLDLLQSQIASFGNPKFVSADNAEMNILPVLESCSMSGSFSTLRESDHLMRSYPIAVYYDNMLFPSLGMQGLRLALDQDIKRVDPLHVSIGKYKININEKGFVRLNFYQPDSYNEVSFLDVVQGKVKPEYFKDKIVILGITEVGAGDVAATPMGAMFGPLLHYTFISNLLSGHLITEPPYITPILIILMVLLPFILFLLIKKVVNRVIVDIIGYLLVYIFVRYIFVAYNIYSDAFYPLVAFILSTVSIEVMAFTIQEKGSRFIRNAFSSYLSADLLDKLIKNPQALSLGGEKKELTILFSDIRGFTTISESMDPVSLIKLLNRYFTPMTNAVLENGGMLDKYIGDAVMAFFNAPVDVPDHADATCRAALQMIDELDKLNHQLAKEGLSPIRIGIGINTDEVVVGNMGSDTRFNYTVIGDGVNLASRVEGITKNYGVNILITEFTLKALKSDFLTRLIEPVKVKGKDEAVLLYQLMPFDDTNLNIKKNYDEALELYKNSKFEEAIVIFERLVNEYDDSVSKYFLPLVKEKHPWGVHKMTTK; this is encoded by the coding sequence ATGAAACAAAAACTTCTTTATCTTTTAGTCCTCTTTCCTATACTCCTTACGAGTCTCGCTTTATACCATTATAAAGTCGAGCCGTTTGAAAGTTTCTCACTGCGTTTTAACGACATCGATTTCGATCTGCAAAAAAAGAGTCCCGATAAAAGGATAGTCTTTGTCGCAGTAGATGAGCAGAGCGTCAACAAGTACGGCAGGTGGCCATGGGACAGAGAGATACTCGCAGAGGGTATCTCAAAGCTTGATCAGGCTGACATCGTTTTGATGGATATGATCTTTTCTGAGCCGACGACAAAGAAAAAAGATATGGTATTGGCTGATTCCATAGCGACTTTAAACAACAGTGTATGCGGTTTTTTTCTTCGTCAAAATGCGACTCAAAAGATCACTCAAGCTCAGGAAAACGTCCTGAGCGATTCTTCCTTAGACCTGCTTCAATCGCAGATAGCATCATTTGGCAATCCGAAATTCGTCTCTGCGGATAATGCAGAGATGAACATACTCCCTGTTTTAGAGAGCTGCAGCATGAGCGGGAGTTTTTCCACACTAAGAGAATCAGACCATCTTATGCGCTCTTACCCCATAGCGGTCTATTATGACAATATGCTGTTCCCCTCTTTAGGGATGCAGGGATTAAGACTGGCACTGGATCAAGATATAAAAAGAGTAGACCCTTTACATGTAAGCATTGGAAAATACAAGATAAACATCAATGAAAAAGGTTTTGTACGATTAAATTTTTATCAGCCTGATTCATACAATGAAGTCTCATTTTTAGATGTGGTGCAGGGTAAAGTAAAGCCCGAGTATTTTAAAGATAAGATAGTCATACTCGGTATTACAGAAGTCGGTGCAGGGGATGTCGCAGCGACACCGATGGGTGCAATGTTCGGTCCTCTGCTTCACTATACGTTCATATCAAATCTGCTTTCAGGTCATCTGATCACGGAACCTCCTTATATCACTCCTATATTGATCATCTTGATGGTACTGTTGCCGTTTATCTTGTTCCTATTGATTAAAAAAGTCGTAAACAGGGTGATCGTAGATATCATCGGGTATCTGCTTGTATATATCTTTGTAAGATATATATTTGTCGCCTACAATATATACAGTGATGCTTTTTATCCGCTTGTGGCGTTTATCCTAAGTACGGTCTCCATCGAAGTGATGGCGTTTACCATACAGGAAAAAGGCAGCCGCTTTATAAGAAACGCTTTTTCAAGTTACCTCTCCGCAGACCTGCTGGATAAACTGATAAAAAATCCGCAGGCACTCTCTCTCGGCGGAGAAAAAAAAGAGCTCACTATCTTGTTTAGCGATATCCGCGGTTTTACGACTATCTCCGAGTCTATGGATCCGGTAAGCCTGATCAAACTTCTAAACAGATACTTTACCCCTATGACAAATGCAGTCCTTGAAAACGGCGGGATGCTGGATAAATATATAGGAGATGCCGTTATGGCATTTTTTAATGCACCTGTCGATGTCCCCGATCATGCTGATGCTACATGTAGAGCCGCACTGCAGATGATCGATGAGTTAGACAAGCTGAATCATCAGCTGGCTAAAGAGGGGCTGAGTCCCATCCGTATCGGTATAGGGATAAACACGGATGAGGTAGTCGTAGGCAATATGGGTTCAGACACACGTTTTAACTATACGGTCATAGGCGATGGTGTAAACTTGGCCTCACGCGTTGAGGGGATCACAAAAAATTACGGTGTAAACATACTTATAACGGAGTTTACACTTAAAGCGTTAAAAAGTGACTTTTTGACAAGGCTTATCGAACCGGTAAAAGTGAAGGGTAAAGATGAGGCTGTTTTGCTTTATCAACTGATGCCTTTTGATGATACGAATCTGAATATTAAAAAAAATTATGACGAAGCTTTAGAGTTATATAAAAACTCTAAGTTTGAAGAGGCTATAGTAATCTTTGAAAGATTGGTTAATGAATATGATGATAGTGTATCAAAGTATTTTTTACCGTTAGTTAAAGAGAAACATCCGTGGGGTGTACATAAGATGACTACAAAATAG
- a CDS encoding MBL fold metallo-hydrolase, with protein MNEIIILGAYGTKGEDVGTSAFYIDEKNVLDAGNLLIPLKEKSAAIENIWLSHSHLDHIIDIAYILDSYFSSRKKTLKILGLPETLEVVKEDFLNDRVWPDFSKISLFESDLKCIEYEEIELGKRYRLSSDSYIEAYKTDHTVPSCGYVITKKEDSIVVSSDTYSLDTTIDIINTRDDIKTLVVECSFPSRMEKLAYDSKHLTPKILFEKLKAMKKNNIDIYINHIKPLFLEEMTEEITRFKGAYKVKILKDGEKIIF; from the coding sequence ATGAATGAGATAATTATACTCGGTGCATACGGTACAAAAGGAGAAGATGTGGGAACAAGTGCATTTTATATAGATGAAAAAAATGTGTTAGATGCAGGGAACCTTCTTATCCCTTTAAAAGAGAAATCAGCAGCAATAGAAAATATCTGGTTATCCCATTCGCACCTCGATCATATCATCGATATTGCATATATACTTGACAGTTATTTTTCATCCAGAAAAAAAACATTAAAGATCCTTGGACTTCCAGAGACATTGGAAGTTGTAAAAGAGGACTTTTTAAATGACAGAGTATGGCCCGATTTCTCAAAGATCTCTCTTTTTGAATCAGATTTAAAATGTATCGAGTATGAAGAGATAGAACTTGGCAAAAGATACCGACTCTCTAGTGATTCATATATAGAAGCATATAAAACGGATCATACTGTACCAAGTTGCGGGTATGTGATCACGAAAAAAGAGGACTCTATCGTAGTCTCTTCAGATACATACAGTTTAGATACGACAATAGATATTATCAATACAAGAGATGATATAAAAACATTAGTAGTGGAGTGTTCTTTCCCGTCACGAATGGAAAAATTGGCATACGACTCTAAACATTTAACACCAAAAATACTATTTGAAAAACTAAAAGCTATGAAAAAAAATAATATTGACATTTATATCAATCATATAAAACCTCTTTTTTTAGAAGAGATGACTGAAGAAATCACCCGTTTTAAGGGCGCTTATAAGGTCAAAATACTAAAAGATGGAGAAAAAATTATTTTTTAG
- the tuf gene encoding elongation factor Tu produces MAKEKFERNKPHVNIGTIGHVDHGKTTLTAAITAVLAVTNGAKMMDYDQIDNAPEERERGITIATSHVEYETDKRHYAHVDCPGHADYVKNMITGAAQMDGAILVVSAADGPMPQTREHILLSKQVGVPYIVVFMNKEDMVDDEELLELVEMEIRELLDQYEFPGDDTPIVAGSALKALEEAKSGTLGEWSDKIIKLMAEVDAYIPEPVRETDKDFLMPVEDVFSISGRGTVVTGRIERGIVKVGDTIEIVGIRDTQTTTVTGVEMFRKEMDQGEAGDNCGLLLRGIAKDDVERGQVLCKPKSITPHTTFEAEIYVLSKDEGGRHTPFFSNYRPQFYVRTTDVTGAITLPEGTEMVMPGDNVKITAELINPIAMEEGTRFAIREGGRTVGAGVVSKIIK; encoded by the coding sequence ATGGCAAAAGAAAAGTTTGAGCGTAATAAACCGCACGTAAACATAGGTACGATTGGTCACGTCGATCATGGTAAAACTACTTTAACTGCAGCTATCACAGCAGTACTTGCAGTAACAAATGGTGCAAAAATGATGGACTATGATCAAATCGATAACGCACCAGAAGAACGTGAGCGTGGTATTACTATCGCTACTTCACACGTAGAGTATGAAACAGATAAACGTCACTATGCGCACGTTGACTGTCCAGGTCACGCTGACTACGTTAAAAATATGATTACTGGTGCTGCTCAAATGGACGGTGCTATTCTTGTTGTTTCTGCTGCAGACGGCCCGATGCCACAAACTCGTGAGCACATCCTTCTTTCAAAACAAGTTGGTGTACCATACATCGTTGTTTTCATGAACAAAGAAGATATGGTTGATGATGAAGAACTATTAGAACTAGTAGAAATGGAAATCCGTGAACTTCTAGATCAATACGAATTCCCAGGTGACGATACTCCAATCGTTGCAGGTTCTGCTCTTAAAGCTCTTGAAGAAGCAAAAAGCGGTACTTTAGGTGAATGGTCAGATAAAATCATTAAACTAATGGCTGAAGTTGACGCTTACATTCCTGAGCCAGTTCGTGAAACTGATAAAGATTTCCTAATGCCAGTTGAGGACGTTTTCTCAATCTCTGGTCGTGGTACAGTTGTTACTGGTCGTATCGAGCGTGGTATCGTTAAAGTTGGTGATACTATCGAGATCGTTGGTATCCGTGACACTCAAACAACAACAGTTACTGGTGTTGAAATGTTCCGTAAAGAGATGGATCAAGGTGAGGCTGGTGATAACTGTGGTCTACTTCTACGTGGTATCGCTAAAGATGATGTTGAGCGTGGTCAAGTTCTTTGTAAACCAAAGTCAATCACTCCACACACAACTTTCGAAGCTGAGATCTATGTACTAAGTAAAGATGAGGGTGGTCGTCATACTCCATTCTTCTCTAACTACCGTCCACAGTTCTACGTTCGTACAACTGACGTTACAGGTGCGATCACTCTACCAGAAGGTACTGAGATGGTTATGCCAGGTGATAACGTTAAAATTACTGCTGAACTAATAAATCCAATCGCTATGGAAGAGGGAACTCGTTTCGCTATCCGTGAGGGTGGACGTACAGTTGGAGCAGGTGTTGTTTCTAAAATCATCAAGTAA
- the rpmG gene encoding 50S ribosomal protein L33, with amino-acid sequence MRENIHLGCEKCTRRNYHTTKNKKTHTEKFSVRKFCKFCREHTVHKEMKL; translated from the coding sequence ATGAGAGAAAACATCCACTTAGGTTGTGAGAAGTGTACACGTCGTAACTATCACACAACAAAAAATAAGAAAACTCATACTGAAAAATTTTCAGTACGTAAATTTTGTAAATTTTGTCGTGAGCATACTGTTCATAAAGAGATGAAATTATAA
- the secE gene encoding preprotein translocase subunit SecE has translation MKSLNSYIRDAKLELSKVIFPNKMQVKQAYISVVIVVTFISLFLALVDFIMSSTVSALLG, from the coding sequence ATGAAAAGTTTAAATAGTTATATCAGAGATGCAAAGTTGGAACTTAGCAAAGTTATTTTTCCAAATAAAATGCAAGTCAAGCAAGCGTATATCTCTGTTGTTATCGTTGTAACATTTATATCGCTATTTTTAGCATTAGTTGATTTTATCATGTCTTCGACTGTTTCAGCTTTACTAGGTTAA
- the nusG gene encoding transcription termination/antitermination protein NusG — translation MAHQWYSIQTYSGSERSVKAAIENIIIEQGLQESIKDLLVPTEDVIEVKEGKKKISERSLYSGYVFIYIDLNNELQHLIQSLPRVSGFVGEANHPTPLSENDIQVILDRANNRAAPKPKVFFDNGEMVRIIDGPFANFTGTVDEYDLEHGTLKLNVSIFGRATPVDISYTQVEKII, via the coding sequence ATGGCACATCAATGGTATTCGATTCAGACATATTCTGGAAGTGAACGTAGTGTTAAAGCTGCAATAGAAAACATAATCATAGAGCAGGGTCTTCAAGAGTCTATTAAAGATCTGCTTGTTCCGACTGAAGACGTTATAGAAGTAAAAGAGGGTAAAAAGAAGATCTCTGAGAGATCTTTATACTCTGGCTATGTGTTCATCTATATTGATTTAAACAATGAATTACAGCATCTTATCCAATCATTACCACGTGTATCAGGTTTTGTTGGTGAAGCAAATCACCCGACTCCACTAAGTGAAAATGATATTCAAGTTATTCTAGACCGTGCGAATAACCGTGCAGCACCTAAACCAAAAGTATTTTTTGATAATGGTGAAATGGTACGTATTATTGACGGTCCGTTTGCAAACTTTACAGGTACTGTAGATGAGTACGACTTAGAGCACGGTACGTTAAAACTTAACGTATCTATCTTTGGACGTGCTACGCCTGTGGATATATCGTACACTCAAGTAGAAAAAATAATTTAA
- the rplK gene encoding 50S ribosomal protein L11, protein MAKKVTGYIKLQINAGAANPAPPVGPALGQRGVNIMEFCKAFNEKTKDKMGFKVPVVITVYSDKSFSFITKQPPASQLIMKAAGLKKGTDNPLKNKIGKITKDQLMEIVKTKMADLNTTDVEMAANTIAGSARSMGVEIVD, encoded by the coding sequence ATGGCAAAAAAAGTCACTGGTTACATCAAACTTCAAATCAATGCTGGCGCTGCTAATCCTGCACCTCCAGTAGGTCCAGCATTAGGTCAACGCGGTGTTAACATCATGGAATTCTGTAAAGCGTTCAATGAAAAAACAAAAGATAAAATGGGATTCAAAGTTCCTGTAGTCATCACTGTCTACAGCGACAAAAGTTTTTCATTTATTACTAAACAACCACCGGCATCACAACTGATTATGAAGGCTGCTGGTCTGAAAAAAGGTACTGACAATCCTCTAAAAAATAAGATTGGTAAAATAACAAAAGACCAACTTATGGAAATTGTTAAGACTAAAATGGCAGACTTAAACACTACTGACGTAGAGATGGCAGCTAACACAATCGCTGGTTCTGCACGTTCTATGGGTGTTGAAATCGTAGATTAA